The nucleotide sequence TAAGGGGTCTTTGCGGAGACGGTGGCGTAGACAAAGGGCAATGACGCGGCGGATGTCGTCTACAGTGGCTTCGGTGCGTCCTTCCAAGGCTGCGATCGCTTTGGCGGCCCTGTTGGTCACGATGTCACCCCGCAGACCATCCACATCCAATTCTGAGCAAACAGAGGAAATGTTTACCCGCAGTTCGTACTCCATCTTGACCGAGGGTAGTAACTCCTGGGCGCTGACTAGCTTTTGTTGCAACTCTTGTTGCTTGTCCTGGTACTTTTCGAGAAACTGCTGCGGATTTTGGTCAAACTCGGCTCGTTGCTCTACAATTTCCACTCGCAACGCTGGTTCTTTCACCGTGCGGATTTCAGCGTGCATTCCGAAACGGTCGAGCAATTGGGGGCGCAGTTCGCCTTCTTCCGGGTTGCCGGAACCCACCAACACAAACCGGGCAGGGTGGCGAATCGAAATGCCTTCCCGTTCTACGGTGTTCCAGCCACTAGCTGCTGAGTCCAGCAGCACATCTACCAGGTGGTCGTCAAGTAAGTTGACTTCATCCACGTAGAGAATACCCCGGTTAGCTTTAGCGAGGAGTCCAGGTTCAAAGGCTCTGACTCCTTGGGATAAAGCTTTTTCGATGTCGATGGTGCCGCAAACGCGGTCTTCTGTGGCACCAAGGGGCAGGTCAACCATCTGGACTTTTTTCTTGGCGACGGGTATTTCCTGTTGCTGTGCAACCAGGTCGCGCACGGTGTCGCTCATCACGTCGGGGTCGTTGGGATCGCTATTGAAGGGGTCATCAGCAACGACTTCGATTTCGGGCAATAGGTCAGCCAACGCCCGGATGGTGGTGGATTTGCCAGTGCCGCGATCGCCCATAATCATGACACCGCCAATTTTGGGGTCAATTACATTCAGCAGCAAAGCCAGTTTCATCTCTTCCTGACCGACGATCGCAGTGAAAGGAAAAACCGCACGGCTTGCTCTTTTTTCAGGCGCTGAGGCAGTCGGACTCACAGAATTTTTACTCCGGGCTTGTTATTGACAGACTTTCATTGTGCCACTTTTATCCCTTAAAAATTCTAATTCACAACTTAAAAATGATTACATTTTCAACTATGGAGTGCTAATCCCCTAGCTCCCTGTGCTACCCAGTCCCCAATCCCCAATCCCCAATCCCTTATTAACTATGGAGTGGTAATCCCCTAGCTCCCTGTGCTACCCAATCCCCAATCCCCAATCCCTTTATTAACTATGGAGTGGTCATCCCCTAGCTCCCTCTGCTACCCAGCCCCCAATTCCCAATCCCCAGTCCCCAATCCCCCTCATCGCGGCACCCCTGAAGAGGTACTTCTAATTTCTGGCTCCGCACTTGTGAGTCCCAAATCTTGTCTAGGCATGACCGACTGTTGTAAAGTGCCAGAATCTATTAGGCGTTTCAAATCGTTTAGCACCTCTAAAGTTGTCTGGTAACGGTCGAGGAAGTGGTAACGCACCATTTTATCGATGATGTTGGCAAATTCCTCCTGAACTGAGGCGAAATCGCGCCAGATGACGTTGCAGGTTTCGTCACTTGAAAGCTTTTGGGGAGATATGCCCGTCAGCGCCTCAATGCCAATTATGCCAACAGCGTAGATATCGCTACTGAAGTTTGGCTTACCTTTGTATTGCTCAGGCGGCGTGTAACCTTTCGTACCAATGGCAACGGTGAGATTTTCCTGTTCGTTAGGGTTTTGGGGTTGCATTTGTTTAACCGCTCCAAAGTCAATCAAAAACAGTTTATTGTCTTTTTCGCGGCGGATAATGTTGCTGGGTTTGATATCCCGGTGGATTACGTAGTTTTCATGGATAAAAGCCAAAGTTTCCAGAATCCCATACAGTATTTCAGCTACTTGCGCTTCTGGTAGGCGCTTGTCTACTGGTAATTCGTCGCTCAACGGATGACCTTTGACAAATTCTTCAACTAAGTAAAATTCTTGGTTTTCTTCAAAATAAGCTAATAATTGGGGAATTTGAGGATGATGACCCAACTGTTCTAGAATTTCAGCTTCTGTGTGAAACAGTCGTCTTGCCAGTTGCAAGAATTTTTCATCGCGATGAGCAGGCATCAAGTGCTTAATTACACACAGGGGATTACCAGGTCGCTTGGTATCTTCTGCTAGATATGTGTGACCAAAACCGCCGGAAGCTAAACCCCGAACGGTTTTGTAGCGTCCTGCTAGTAGGGAACCACCCCGGCGATCGCCTATTTGTCCGGCTAAGGACAATGGTAAGAGAGGCCGCTTTGATTGCTCGTTGTGCAGATCGGCGGCTTTGGTAGTCGCGTCTGGATTGTCTTCCCAGACCGCAGTCGAACTATCATCTGTGACCGAAGATTGTTCAGGAGCGATCGCTGTTGAATCATCATCCTTTAGCGCCCAAGATTGTTCAGGAGCGATCGCTCCTGTCGCTAACGTCTCCTGCCGTTTTTCTTTCAGCAGCGCTTGCATCTCCAGCAGGTTGTTCTGCTGTTCCCGAACCAAAAGCGCAATCTTTTTATGCTCTTTCTCGGCTTGGTGAGTATTGTAAGCCATCACCCCAGCACCAGTCATCACCAAAGCCAAGGCTGGCGGCACCAGCGGCACCCATCCCGCCTGAGTAAACAGAAGCCAGCAAGTTCCAGACAAAACCGCTAAGCACGCCCCTTCTGCTAGTGCCAGATGCCCTGGATGCCGCAGCCGAAAAGCCACCAGTCCGCCGACTACAGACCAGCCTACCAGCCAAAGTGCTTCTCCCCACTCAGGCCAGAACCAAAATTGACGATGGCCATCCAGACTAGCACTGAGAATCTGACTTACCATCTGGGCATGAATCACAACTCCGGGCATTTTGCGGTTTCCCGTCACTCCAGCGCTGTAAGGAGTATAAAAAGCATCATCAACGCTGGCGGCGGTGACACCGATGAGAACGATGCGGTCTTTTACCAAGTTTTCGTCAACCTGACCGTTGAGAACTTGGGACATTGTGACTTGCTTTGCCGGATATTTGGGGGCGCGGTAATTTAGCAGGATTTGATAACCGCGTGTATCTTCCCCTATATATCCTCCATCATTGGCTTCTAGCGGTTTAAATACGGCATTTTTTATTTTGAGATAACCTTCCTCACTCTCTGTTGGTTTAATTCCTTCTTTTTCCAAGTAACGTTGTACCAGCTGGAAGCCCAAGGAGTTAAAGTTAGGACAAGGCTGGTGAGCGGATGGAGAGACAAATAACAAACCCCGGCGGATAACGCCATCAGAATCAGTTTTCCCTATATCGGCAAAGCCAGCGCGGTCATCGGCAATCTTGGGCGGTGGTGGCGTGCCAGGGGCTTCCCCGTCTTTGACTGCACACACAGGAACGATGCGGCGATCGCTACTCATCAGCTTGGAGAATGCCGCATGACCCGGTTCTACTGGCAAATCGCGATAAATATCTAGCCCGATAGCACGCGGATTTTTTGAGAGCAATTTTGTCAATAACTGCTGCATCACGCCATCAGTTATTGGGTACTTTTTGTAAGTTTGGATGTCCGCTTCCGTGACAGCCACCACCAACAGCCGGGGGTCTGGTTCTTTCTCAGGTAGCAGCCGCACCATTTGATCATAAGCACCCAGTTCCAAGGTTTCCAGCAGACCCTGCTGCCGCACCCCCACCACAAAGATACTGACTGCCACACTCACTACAACTGTTGGTAGCCTCCATACTGAGGCACCTGTGCGTACCAGACGCGATCGCATTCCACTGAAATTCGGCTTTGAGAGCTGAGCCATTACATAAATGTCAGGTTATAAGATTAGAAGCCAAGGAAGGCTGTCAGCCTAAAACGTTCCCTACCCTTAAAGAACCCTTACGGTGTCAGAACTTGCTAATTTTTCCCACCGCTACGGCTGTTGGGTAAGAGCTTGCCTACAGACGTTTGGAGCCTTCAACAGCTTCTTTGAACCAATGCCCCTGACCATGCTTGCATTTTAGTACCCATCGTTGGCAGACTTAATCTACCATTTAGCTTGATTTTAATTTTTTTTTGAGATATTTGCCGATTTATAGCTCGGTTTTTGATATTTCAGAGCGAATCTTATGTACGTTTTCCTCCCAATTCATGCCATCAAAAGGAACGATGTAAAAACGAGACAAGACATCACCATCCAAACAGCGCACGTTGACATCAATCGAGTCGGGATGGGAGCGGGGGCGATAAAATGGGTGAATCCCACAAACACGACAGAAAGTGTGCTTGGCAATACCAGTGTTGAAGGTATAGGTTGTCAAAACCTCTGCACCAGACAGTAAGGTAAAATGCTCCGGTGGCACGATTAAATGTAAAAAACCCTTCTTTCTACAGATGGAGCAGTTGCAATCATCTGCCTTATGCTCGTCCACTATGACGCGAAAGCGCACTGCGCCACAGTGACAGCCGCCTTCATAAGTAACCAGTTCTTCTGATGCGCTCATTTCGCAGAATCTTGGGCTAAATGGCGGTGGTTTTGATGCCGATGGTAGACCCCAAGACATGATAACCGCCTAGTGTGGCAAGCATAGCACCGATGAGTATGTAGGTGGGCAAAAGCCTAGGTAAAAAAATTTGAAGTAGACAGCTAAAATATTCTGGTGCATGAATGTATTAGAAGTATTCATAAACGATATGATGTGTTAACAATTTGCTCAATACCCCATATACTCAGTTGCGGTGTTCAACGCCAGTAAAGTCGGGTTAAAGTGAGGTTGGTCAGAGTGCGTCAGTTCTGTGTGTGGTTAAGTTGCAGTTAAGAAGCAAGAACGATGAGTGATAAAAGTATGGCATTTCTGGCCGGGGCTGCCTTCGCTGGAATTGCGGCTATCGTCTTGCTGAAGACAGGAGGTAGTGCAGGCCAAACTAACCTATCCGCTTATACTGCGGTGCCACCGCCACCGCTTGGTCAGCCTTCGATGACCGGGCAGCTGCCGCCGCCTCCTCCTGCTGCTAACGCGATCGCGCCGCAGGATCAGACTCAATCTTCTTCCTATTGTCTACGACAGCAGAACGACACAGAACGTCTCAGAGATCAGCTGGAACAGCAGCGGAATGAAACTGAGCAGATGAAACTTCAACTGCGGAATCAGCAGACGCTTATCGAGGCTCTGACGACGCAGGCAAAAACAAATGTGCTGGGGGGACAGGTAAACTCAGCGACTTTGGCAACCGCGGGGCAGCCGAATAATCAAATTCTTTCCGGTGTACTCTGGGCATTTGGAGGAATCGTTTTAACTTTGTTTGGTGGCATTGTCGTTGCAGGAATTTTTGTTGTGTTCTCGCAACAGCAGCGTCATTCCCGGACAGTGCAAGTGATTCATCCGATTCCTACTCATCCGCCAAGTGTAACTCAAAGAAGGCGTTCTGAGTTTCTGCCGCCTCGGTTGGAAAGCAGACGAGATGACCCGATAGATTATGACAGGTATTAGTCAAGGGTTAATGACATTTAGCAATTAGCAATTAGCACCGAATTCCACTTCTCCCAGCGAGGTTTGCAACTACCGCAGCTAACTCGGCTGGTTCCACAGGTTTAGGTAAATGTATCTGGAAACCGGACATAAGCGATCGCGTCCGATCCTCAGCCCTAGCGTATGCTGTTAGTGCAGCAGCTGGAATCAGACCCCCTTGCTCTGGCGATAGCGCTCGTACCTTGGTGATCAAAGTATAGCCGTCTTCTTCAGGCATCCCGATATCACTGACTAAAACATCTGGCTTTGACTGTTTAATCAGCTCCATTGCCTCGCTCACCGATGCAGCTGCTTTTACTTGGGCTTTGCACTCTTCGAGTACCGTAGTCAGAAACAGGCGAGTATCAGCATTGTCATCGACCACAAGTACCTTTAACCCATCCAGCGAGGGCGGATTGAACGATACTCCACTTTCAACAGCTGCTGGCTGTACCCGCTCCCCATTGCTTGCCTCCACACGGACAGGCATAACTGGAAGTTTGACAATAAATGTCGCTCCCTTCCCCGCGCCTTCGCTGTGGGCGCGAACTGTTCCCCCGTGCAGTTCTACCAAGTTGCGGACAATCGCTAAACCTAGTCCGAGTCCGCTGTATTGCCTAGTGATAGAGCTATCAGCTTGACGAAACCGCTCAAAAACATAAGGCACAAAGTCGGGGTTGATGCCTTCTCCGGTATCGCTGATTGTAATCTCCACATGAGAGTTAATCCGTTCCAGGCTAACTTGAACACTCCCTTCCTTGGGCGTAAACTTAATCGCATTAGATACCAGGTTCCAGATTACCTGCTGCAAACGGTCTGAGTCGCCTGAAACTGGCCCGGCTGCCGGGTCGAGTATGCTTTGCAGCCGGATTGCCTTAGCCTCAGCCGCTGGGCGGACGGTATCAAGAGCCGCCTCAATCACTGTGGACAGTTCCACTGGGCGGACACTCAAGCGGAGTTTGCCTTGAATAATCCGGGAGACATCCAGCAAATCCTCAACCAGTTGTGCTTGCGCTCTGGCAGAGCGTTCAATTGTCTCCATAGCTCTAGCAGTAGTCGCTTCGTCAAACTTTCGAGTATTCAGCAGCCGCAGCCACCCTAGCATGGCATTTAGTGGCGATCGCAATTCGTGGGAAAGTGTCGCCAAAAATTCGTCCTTCATTCGGTTGGCTGCCTCGGCGGCGGCGCGTGCTTCCTGTTCCGAGGCGAGTAGCTGGGCACGTTCGTCCTCAGCTTGCTTGCGTTCGGTGAAGTCGCGCATGATTTTGACAAAGCCTCGCAACCCAGTTTCATCTTTTAAGGGTGTTACGAAGCCACTTGCCCAGAAACGGCTGCCGTCTTGGCGAACGTGCCAGCGCTCATCCTCAGCCCGACCTTCCGCTTCTGCTGTGTGGAGTTCCTTTTTGTCCTCGCCGCGCTCCAGGTCTTCTAGGGTAAAGATAATTGAAGAATGTTGTCCCAGGATCTCTGCTTCCTGATAGCCTAAAATGCGTTCTGCCCCAGCGCTCCAACGGACAACACGCGCCTCTGTATCGAGAAAGAAAATCGCGTACTCCTTCACATTTTCCAACAACAGGTGGAACCGCTCTTCGCTTACCCGCTGTGCTTCCTCGGCAAACTTGCGATCGCTGATGTCAGCTACTATGTAAACGGCACCTGTGAAAGCTTTGCTCTGGTCAAATATCGGATCTGCGGTGATGGCAAACCAGCGCGTACCGTTCTTTAGCTCTCTGCTTTCGCGACGCTGAGTTTGCTGAATGCTAGAAAAGGGACACTCCTCGATAGAACTCAGTATTTGTTGTAGGAGTTCCTGGTGAAAGCTACCCTCGATGTGGCTGAAGGGTTTCTCCAGAAGCTGACACATGGCGCTGTTACATCTCACAACTTTTCCTTCGGCATCGAGTAAACAAACACCGTCGCTTATTGCATCAAAGGTAGTCTGCCACTCCTTCGCTAAAGCCAGGGCCGATTCCTCAGCTTCTCGGATGCGGAGCAGCGCTTTGACAGTGGCGATCAATTCTATTGGCTCTACAGGTTGGGCTAGGTAGCCATCTGCACCGCCTTCTAATCCCTGTGCCTTATCTCGGCTCTTGACAAAACTAGCGGATAAATGTAACACGGGAATAAAGGACGTTTCAGGGTTTTCCTTAATCCGGCGACATACCTCAAACCCATCGATATCTGGAAGCTTTACGTCAAGGATTATTAAGTCGGGTTGTTGTGCTACCACCATTCGCAGACCAGCTTCGCCTGTTGCTGCTTCCTTCACCAGAAATCCGGCTTGTTTTAACATCCGGCTGACGACATAGCGGTTGGTTTCGTTGTCGTCTACGTGCAGAATAGTTACAACGCTATCATCCATGATTTTTTTCTCCAGGTTCCAGCACTAGCCCAGCTTTAAGCAGTGCTTCCCGACTTCGGGCGATCGCATCTTCCCGCAATGGATCTTTAGAGAGAATCGCTACCGTCCTCCGGGCAAGATCCCTTTTTTCCTCTTCTTCTAGCACTTTTGATGTATTAATAATTACCGGTATATTGCTAGTAGCGCGATCGCTTTTTAGAAGTTCTATCACCTCAAATCCGTTCATGTGTGGCATTGCCAGATCCAGAAAAATGCAATCCGGATTTTCTTCTCCCGCTAAGCGGATACCTTCGCGTCCATTTTCGGCTTCAAGGATTGTAAAATTAGCATAAGCTAATAATTGCTTTAGTAAATATCGGGATACTTTGTCATCGTCAATTATCAAAATTTTCTGTTGTCTCTTTTTATTAATAAGTTTATTAAAGTTATCCAATAGTAATAATCGCTCTACTGGTTTGACAAAAAACGCATCTGCTCCCAATTCTAGCGCTTTTTTATCGTTATTGATAACGGTAATCACGAGCAGGGGGATATCCCGCGTTGCTTCATTTTGTTTCATTTCTGAAATCAAATTCCAGGTATTTTGCTCTTTTAGTAATATGTCAGATATTACCGCAACAGGTTTAAACATCTCAAGAGCAAGTTGGGCTTCTTGGAGCGATCGCGCCTGAATAAGCTGATAATTTGAACCCTGGAAATACTTCTCGTAAGTAAAGAATGTCTCCTCGTTGTCCTCTATTACGAGTACAGGAAAACGAGACGGATCTAACTGCCAGTTTACATCTGGCACCACTGCCCCAAACTCGGAATTATTGTAGCTAATCGGTATGGTAGCAAAGAACGTTGACCCCTTTCCTAGCTCACTTGTTAAAGAAACATTGCCGCCCAGCAATTCGGTTAAATGCCGTGATAGAGAAAGTCCAAGTCCTGTGCCTTTAACCCGCTTTTGAAAAGCGGAATCTACCTGGACAAATTCCTCAAAAATTCGCTTTTTATCCTCCGGTGCAATGCCAATTCCGGTATCAGCCACCGAAAAAACTACCGTTCTACCAACCAATTTGGCAGCAATGCGAACTTCACCTTTTTCTGTATATTTGATTGCATTAGAAACAAAATTTCTCAGAATCTGAGCAACTTTGCCTTCATCAGTGTAGAGTGTGGGAATACCAACGGGTTCTTCAAAAATCAGAGAAATTGAAGAATTATAGGCGAGAAGAGGACGCAGCATCCCTCTTAAAGCGCCGAAAAGCTCGCTCACCTCAAACTCATTCGGATGAATAACAATTTTTCCCGCTTCAATCTTTGCCAGATCCAAAAGGTCGTTAACTAACTCCAAAAGGCCTTCACCTGATTGGCGGATAAACCTTACTTGCTTTTCTTGCTCATCTGTCAATTCCCCATCCATCCGATCTAGCAGTAGGCGGGACAGAGACAAAATAGAGTTTAGCGGTGTGCGAAACTCGTGACTCATATTCGAGAGAAATCGAGTTTTAAGTTCATTAGCGCGCTGTAAAGAATCAGCTTTTTCGTCTAATTCTGCATATAGTGCCACAACACCGCGATTAGTATCCTCCAGCTCACGATTGAGCTGAGCTAGCTCGGCTTGACGTTTTTCTAGTTCTTCTAGAGTGCGAAGCAGTTCTTGGTTTTGCTGCTGAATTTCCGAATAAGGATTTTCAGGCGATCGCATTATCAACTCATTAGCAATCTCACCCAAACGTTTTGTGGTGACTATAGGGCTGCGTTTAGGCAAATTTTTCCCCATCACCACTACTGTTCCTTGCTCAGGGGTTGAGTCAATGCGAAACTGATCCATCAGTCGTTTGCTGCCAATAATGCCTAACCCCATTCCCGTATTCGATGTATATTGTCCCTCTAGAATAGTCTTGAGATTAGGGATACCCCGCCCTTTGTCACGAATGGAAACCATGAATATTTGAGGCGATTCGCCTTCCACCCAAAATTGAATTTTTCCACCCTTTGCATATTGAAAAGCGTTGCGGGCAATTTCAGAAACCGCAGTAGCAATGCGCGTCCGATCTTGAGAGTCAAAACCCAACAACTCAGTAATCTGGCGCACCCGCTGACGTGTCATAACGACATCTTGTTCAAAGCGTATTTCTATAGTGAGGATAGTTATCTCTTCCTTAGCCATCGGTTATTTATTAATAGATATAGCAATCCTAAATCATTTATAAAACCTTCCGTCTCTCCTCTTTCTCTCTTGTTTCTCCTTTCTCTTCCTAAGCCTAAAGCGTAGGCTGAGCGGTTCATCAATTATTACAAACCCTGCAAAGATTGCTATATAGCGGTTCTCGGTTCGATGCGGTACACTCTGCTCTCTGTCTTGAGATTTGATTCTTACTCCCCTTCCCTACAAGGGAAGGGGTTGGGGGTTAGGTTATTCTGATGTACTTCACGCAACTGAGAACCGCTATAGTTTTTCAGTAAAACAAGCATCTTCCCCACCTTATTTGATAGCAGACAAGATGCCCGCCCAACAGTTATTATTAATTTTCCCGTGCGACCAGTACCGTGACATCATCGCGGTGTCGGGTAAAATCCCGGTATAGAACTCCAGCGAGCAGGCTGGGATGTTTTGCGGCTAAACCAGGATAACGATCTAAACGCCACTGCGTACCTAAACCGTCGGAGTGCATTATCAAAATCCCCCCTTTAGACCACTGATAAACAAACTCCTGAATTTTGCGAACCTCATGCCCGACAGTGCCGTTATGGGAAACCATACTGTAAGAACGGGCTAGTCCTATCTCTTGGTTGGGAGAAAGAACTGTGGCAGAAATGTTGCCCACTCCAGCAAAACAAACTGCTTGTTTTTCAAAGTTTACTTCAGCGATCGCCATTGCTGCTCCCCGTGTACTTCGCAAAGCTGCATGAGCTGCTTCAATAATTTCTTTAGGACTTTGACAGACATTCTCTCGAAATATCCTCACCGCTTCTAACGACGCTTCGGCGGCTAGAGGCCCGTGACCTAAACCATCTGCAACTAATAACAGAGTGCGATCGCCACAGCGATCTATTGCCCAAGCATCACCGGAAACCTCCTCACCTATTTTGGGCAAGCACACTACACCTATATCTATATCTATGTCTATATTGCTGCGTAGCGGCAATTCTTGGTTAGGACTAGCCCAGAGTTGGCTTAATAAGGCTGTCCCGACACTGGGAACAGAATGAATATCAAAAACAGTGGAGAGGCGAGCGATCGCGCCTAAGCCATTTCCCGGAGTTCCCGCCGTAGAATAGCCATCACGCAAACACTCGCTGATATTGCTCATTCCTGGCCCTTTGTCCAGCGCTAGGATTTCGATCCCCACGATGTTGTTTTTTTCCACAGCTTGGAGCAGCAACTGACCGTCGGTAGCGTGACGAACCAGGTTATTTGCCATCTCGGTGACAACAATGCCTACCTTCCCTCGTTCTGTTTCGTTGAAACCGAGACTACTGGCGAGGGATAAAGCCATCCGTCGCGCTTCACCAGCCTGACTAAACTCTAAGATGGGCAAGCCGACTGGATCTTTCATATAGTTACTTCCACTTGGTTATTGTGACGCAGGTGCCTTCGCCGACGTGGGAAACAATATTAAATTCGTTCACCAGCCGCTTTGTCCCGCTTAAGCCCATACCGAGTCCACCTCCGGTGGTGAAGCCGTCTTTTAGCGCTAGATCGATGTTTGGAATCCCTGGCCCCGAATCTTCAAAAGTCAAACGCAGACCACGACGAATTCCTTCATCTAATGCTTCTAGTTTGACTGTCCCGCCACCGCCGTAGTCCAAGGTGTTGCGTGCTAATTCGCTCGCCGCCGTGACGATTTTAGTCTGGTCTATCAGGCTAAAACCCAGTTCTACGGCAAACTGACGCACAGCTTGCCGTACTAGCACAACATCTGCCGAAGTGTTGATGCTCATGGTTTCATGCTTGTGCATCACCATCCAGAAACCCCCTTGGAGTGGAGACGCGATAGCCGCTGTCTCTACGTAGCGATCGCTGCAAAAGAGTCATTCCCTTCTCAACATTTAAGGCTGTGCGAACGCCTGTTAAGGAAAGTCCCAACTCTACTAAAGTGATGGCGACTGCTGGCTGCATTCCTACGACAACCGTTTGTGCATCTAGCACCTGCGACATCTTGGCAATGTTTCCCAGTATCCGCCCAATAAAGGAATCAACTATTTCCAATGCTGAGATATCGATCAGGACACCACGAGCATTTGTCTGGGTAATCCGGTTTGTCAGATCGTCCTGCAAGGTCATCGCTAGGCGATCGTGCATATCCACCTGAATAGTGACTAGGAGGAATTCGCCCATCTGAAGAATGGGGATGCGTTCCATTACAACTCCTTGCTTATTAAGTGGGTGTCTGGGAGCGAACGAACGCCACCCCCGTTCGCTTCAAGGCTAGAGCAAAGGCATCGGCTAAGGTAGCTTTGGTAATTACATCAGCCAGATCCACGCCTAGGTAGACGATGGTTTGAGCGATTTGGGGACGAATACCGCTGATGATGCAATCAGCACCCATCAGTCGAGCAGCTGTTACTGTTTTTAG is from Funiculus sociatus GB2-C1 and encodes:
- the bchI gene encoding magnesium chelatase ATPase subunit I encodes the protein MSPTASAPEKRASRAVFPFTAIVGQEEMKLALLLNVIDPKIGGVMIMGDRGTGKSTTIRALADLLPEIEVVADDPFNSDPNDPDVMSDTVRDLVAQQQEIPVAKKKVQMVDLPLGATEDRVCGTIDIEKALSQGVRAFEPGLLAKANRGILYVDEVNLLDDHLVDVLLDSAASGWNTVEREGISIRHPARFVLVGSGNPEEGELRPQLLDRFGMHAEIRTVKEPALRVEIVEQRAEFDQNPQQFLEKYQDKQQELQQKLVSAQELLPSVKMEYELRVNISSVCSELDVDGLRGDIVTNRAAKAIAALEGRTEATVDDIRRVIALCLRHRLRKDPLESIDSGYKVEKVFGRVFGLEMSSEETGTATSNGVRQGVR
- a CDS encoding CHASE2 domain-containing serine/threonine-protein kinase — translated: MAQLSKPNFSGMRSRLVRTGASVWRLPTVVVSVAVSIFVVGVRQQGLLETLELGAYDQMVRLLPEKEPDPRLLVVAVTEADIQTYKKYPITDGVMQQLLTKLLSKNPRAIGLDIYRDLPVEPGHAAFSKLMSSDRRIVPVCAVKDGEAPGTPPPPKIADDRAGFADIGKTDSDGVIRRGLLFVSPSAHQPCPNFNSLGFQLVQRYLEKEGIKPTESEEGYLKIKNAVFKPLEANDGGYIGEDTRGYQILLNYRAPKYPAKQVTMSQVLNGQVDENLVKDRIVLIGVTAASVDDAFYTPYSAGVTGNRKMPGVVIHAQMVSQILSASLDGHRQFWFWPEWGEALWLVGWSVVGGLVAFRLRHPGHLALAEGACLAVLSGTCWLLFTQAGWVPLVPPALALVMTGAGVMAYNTHQAEKEHKKIALLVREQQNNLLEMQALLKEKRQETLATGAIAPEQSWALKDDDSTAIAPEQSSVTDDSSTAVWEDNPDATTKAADLHNEQSKRPLLPLSLAGQIGDRRGGSLLAGRYKTVRGLASGGFGHTYLAEDTKRPGNPLCVIKHLMPAHRDEKFLQLARRLFHTEAEILEQLGHHPQIPQLLAYFEENQEFYLVEEFVKGHPLSDELPVDKRLPEAQVAEILYGILETLAFIHENYVIHRDIKPSNIIRREKDNKLFLIDFGAVKQMQPQNPNEQENLTVAIGTKGYTPPEQYKGKPNFSSDIYAVGIIGIEALTGISPQKLSSDETCNVIWRDFASVQEEFANIIDKMVRYHFLDRYQTTLEVLNDLKRLIDSGTLQQSVMPRQDLGLTSAEPEIRSTSSGVPR
- a CDS encoding response regulator; translated protein: MDDSVVTILHVDDNETNRYVVSRMLKQAGFLVKEAATGEAGLRMVVAQQPDLIILDVKLPDIDGFEVCRRIKENPETSFIPVLHLSASFVKSRDKAQGLEGGADGYLAQPVEPIELIATVKALLRIREAEESALALAKEWQTTFDAISDGVCLLDAEGKVVRCNSAMCQLLEKPFSHIEGSFHQELLQQILSSIEECPFSSIQQTQRRESRELKNGTRWFAITADPIFDQSKAFTGAVYIVADISDRKFAEEAQRVSEERFHLLLENVKEYAIFFLDTEARVVRWSAGAERILGYQEAEILGQHSSIIFTLEDLERGEDKKELHTAEAEGRAEDERWHVRQDGSRFWASGFVTPLKDETGLRGFVKIMRDFTERKQAEDERAQLLASEQEARAAAEAANRMKDEFLATLSHELRSPLNAMLGWLRLLNTRKFDEATTARAMETIERSARAQAQLVEDLLDVSRIIQGKLRLSVRPVELSTVIEAALDTVRPAAEAKAIRLQSILDPAAGPVSGDSDRLQQVIWNLVSNAIKFTPKEGSVQVSLERINSHVEITISDTGEGINPDFVPYVFERFRQADSSITRQYSGLGLGLAIVRNLVELHGGTVRAHSEGAGKGATFIVKLPVMPVRVEASNGERVQPAAVESGVSFNPPSLDGLKVLVVDDNADTRLFLTTVLEECKAQVKAAASVSEAMELIKQSKPDVLVSDIGMPEEDGYTLITKVRALSPEQGGLIPAAALTAYARAEDRTRSLMSGFQIHLPKPVEPAELAAVVANLAGRSGIRC
- a CDS encoding GFA family protein gives rise to the protein MSASEELVTYEGGCHCGAVRFRVIVDEHKADDCNCSICRKKGFLHLIVPPEHFTLLSGAEVLTTYTFNTGIAKHTFCRVCGIHPFYRPRSHPDSIDVNVRCLDGDVLSRFYIVPFDGMNWEENVHKIRSEISKTEL
- a CDS encoding heterocyst differentiation related protein; this encodes MSDKSMAFLAGAAFAGIAAIVLLKTGGSAGQTNLSAYTAVPPPPLGQPSMTGQLPPPPPAANAIAPQDQTQSSSYCLRQQNDTERLRDQLEQQRNETEQMKLQLRNQQTLIEALTTQAKTNVLGGQVNSATLATAGQPNNQILSGVLWAFGGIVLTLFGGIVVAGIFVVFSQQQRHSRTVQVIHPIPTHPPSVTQRRRSEFLPPRLESRRDDPIDYDRY
- a CDS encoding ATP-binding protein → MAKEEITILTIEIRFEQDVVMTRQRVRQITELLGFDSQDRTRIATAVSEIARNAFQYAKGGKIQFWVEGESPQIFMVSIRDKGRGIPNLKTILEGQYTSNTGMGLGIIGSKRLMDQFRIDSTPEQGTVVVMGKNLPKRSPIVTTKRLGEIANELIMRSPENPYSEIQQQNQELLRTLEELEKRQAELAQLNRELEDTNRGVVALYAELDEKADSLQRANELKTRFLSNMSHEFRTPLNSILSLSRLLLDRMDGELTDEQEKQVRFIRQSGEGLLELVNDLLDLAKIEAGKIVIHPNEFEVSELFGALRGMLRPLLAYNSSISLIFEEPVGIPTLYTDEGKVAQILRNFVSNAIKYTEKGEVRIAAKLVGRTVVFSVADTGIGIAPEDKKRIFEEFVQVDSAFQKRVKGTGLGLSLSRHLTELLGGNVSLTSELGKGSTFFATIPISYNNSEFGAVVPDVNWQLDPSRFPVLVIEDNEETFFTYEKYFQGSNYQLIQARSLQEAQLALEMFKPVAVISDILLKEQNTWNLISEMKQNEATRDIPLLVITVINNDKKALELGADAFFVKPVERLLLLDNFNKLINKKRQQKILIIDDDKVSRYLLKQLLAYANFTILEAENGREGIRLAGEENPDCIFLDLAMPHMNGFEVIELLKSDRATSNIPVIINTSKVLEEEEKRDLARRTVAILSKDPLREDAIARSREALLKAGLVLEPGEKNHG